In one Leptospira yasudae genomic region, the following are encoded:
- a CDS encoding LIC_13215 family putative lipoprotein yields MKKNPIRIVATLLVFAFVILNCKKEHALDPNAKVVQISSLGLGLNYEGWHFNDNPNLINQAKEVAANSDNTGTIKKALDVAGINFFLFEFPQGSPEAGMFNTNVNYTMEDLSRQPREISLDDYASAVTGLYPTVFQKYEMINPPQKSKIHGIESVLLESRFEQAIAGKNFKVHNYQRVFIVDKKAHVFTGTFLDKDAKTKGPKVLELLGKFEKL; encoded by the coding sequence ACCCTTCTCGTATTCGCTTTCGTGATTCTGAATTGTAAAAAGGAACACGCTTTGGACCCGAATGCAAAGGTGGTTCAAATTTCATCCCTCGGGCTCGGCCTTAACTACGAAGGCTGGCATTTTAACGATAACCCCAATCTCATCAATCAAGCGAAAGAAGTCGCGGCTAACTCCGATAATACGGGTACGATCAAAAAGGCTTTGGACGTGGCTGGAATCAACTTCTTCCTTTTCGAATTTCCTCAAGGAAGTCCCGAAGCGGGAATGTTCAACACGAACGTCAATTATACGATGGAAGATCTTTCCAGACAGCCGAGAGAAATCAGCTTGGACGATTATGCTTCCGCAGTCACGGGTTTGTATCCTACCGTATTTCAAAAATACGAAATGATCAACCCTCCGCAAAAATCCAAGATCCACGGAATCGAATCCGTTCTTCTGGAAAGCAGATTCGAACAAGCGATAGCGGGTAAGAATTTCAAGGTCCACAACTATCAACGCGTTTTTATCGTGGATAAAAAGGCTCACGTATTTACGGGAACTTTTTTGGACAAGGACGCCAAAACGAAAGGACCGAAAGTTCTCGAACTGTTAGGAAAATTCGAAAAACTGTAA